From Pungitius pungitius chromosome 9, fPunPun2.1, whole genome shotgun sequence, one genomic window encodes:
- the tefm gene encoding transcription elongation factor, mitochondrial isoform X2, producing MMWVARRLLSSVAQRKRHAGPPALFRHPRRGCLPDLQPRYLQCTCCWRSRVPVAAFETLNAAISSTSEPCDEDDRSLDACYTSEQRHAILQLLNTATPSELAGVKLLRGRKSVNIVDYRTKNGPFPTLESVVNVPLLKHKSAVTVFNSILNPVKKEKKVKIQLAKFIRPEVDRSWLEDASNIVSLVCGTNKIAWAQVDRGMMVLDWRQVECPNFLRGTYMASAYLNDVSEVVALLPPADFYIIEKSSISVQNTTLFPIMVHMRTVEALLFALLEPRNLPPESNIPPRVLNMMRAAVGRHFGLMLGESRTSGAQTVRRLMTESVTQKLPRLKFPQEMLLKHRNSFQMGSRRGGEELCDALLQAVAFYELLSESSG from the exons ATGATGTGGGTCGCCAGGCGACTGCTGTCGTCTGTCGCTCAGAGAA agcgccACGCAGGCCCGCCTGCCTTGTTCCGTCACCCTCGCCGCGGCTGCCTCCCGGACCTGCAGCCGCGGTACCTCCAGTGTACGTGTTGCTGGCGCAGCCGGGTTCCCGTGGCCGCTTTTGAGACCCTCAACGCCGCCATCTCCTCCACGTCGGAGCCCTGCGATGAGGACGACCGGTCCCTGGATGCGTGCTACACCTCCGAGCAACGGCACgccatcctccagctgctcAACACCGCCACGCCGTCGGAGCTGGCCGGCGTGAAGCTCCTTAGGGGCCGCAAGTCGGTCAACATCGTGGATTACAGGACAAAAAACGGACCCTTTCCAACCCTGGAGAGTGTGGTGAACGTGCCGCTGCTGAAGCACAAGAGCGCCGTCACGGTGTTCAACTCCATCCTCAACCCcgtgaagaaggagaagaaagtgaAGATCCAGTTGGCCAAGTTCATCAGGCCGGAAGTGGACAGGTCCTGGTTGGAG GATGCCAGTAATATTGTGTCCCTGGTATGTGGGACTAATAAAATCGCCTGGGCTCAAGTGGACCGGGGGATGATGGTGCTGGATTGGCGACAGGTGGAGTGTCCAAACTTCTTGAGGGGAACATACATGGCGTCTGCGTACTTAAATGAT gTTTCTGAAGTCGTGGCCCTCCTCCCGCCGGCGGACTTCTACATCATCGAGAAATCCTCCATCTCAGTCCAGAATACGACTCTGTTCCCCATCATGGTCCACATGAGGACCGTGGAGGCCTTGCTGTTTGCTCTGCTTGAGCCCAGAAACTTACCCCCCGAGTCCAACATTCCTCCCAG AGTTCTGAACATGATGCGCGCGGCTGTGGGGCGTCACTTCGGACTCATGCTGGGCGAGTCGCGGACCAGCGGCGCTCAGACCGTGCGGCGGCTGATGACCGAGTCGGTGACGCAGAAGCTTCCTCGCTTAAAGTTCCCCCAGGAGATGCTGTTGAAGCACAGGAATTCCTTCCAGATGGGCAGCAGGAGAGGCGGGGAGGAACTGTGCGACGCGCTGCTTCAGGCTGTGGCGTTCTACGAGCTGCTCAGCGAGTCCTCCGGTTAG
- the LOC119218434 gene encoding arf-GAP with dual PH domain-containing protein 2-like isoform X1: MASSDRNNKFLLELVRQPGNNTCADCGVPEPDWASYTLGIFVCLNCSGIHRNLPDISKVKSIRLDTWDDALVQVMREGGNSAAKAIYEKRVPAFFYRPQQSDCFVLKDQWIRAKYERREFTGENQCFLPSYCSDQFELTLWKKGKNKRQFLKRIFLLSRKDFTLRYFIKEDVSSDTLSSRLPRLMSAQRPSLFLILLVKSFPRVLFQTKSKLPKAVISMKDLNAVFQPEKINHAHGLQISFANGKRMRNLFVYHETGQVIVSLFNAIRATRLEYLQRKHPTLRDIDLIPQIMGCCLKEGYMEKTGPTQREPFKKRWFTLCSMNRKLLYFKNPLDASELGAVFIGTESHSYAAAESSRPSSRGGRWHCGVTLQTPDREFVFMCEQQQEQKEWLEAFRKVIAQPMTPEDYANEANMTRGK; the protein is encoded by the exons ATGGCCAGTTCGGACAGAAATAACAAATTCCTGCTCGAGTTGGTGCGACAGCCAGGTAACAACACGTGTGCTGACTGTGGAGTACCTG AGCCGGACTGGGCCTCCTACACGCTCGGCATCTTCGTGTGCCTGAATTGCTCCGGCATTCACCGTAATTTGCCTGATATCAGCAAAGTGAAGTCCATACGTCTGGATACCTGGGACGATGCACTAGTACAG GTCATGCGGGAGGGGGGGAATTCTGCAGCCAAGGCCATTTATGAGAAGCGTGTCCCTGCCTTCTTCTATCGGCCGCAACAGAGCGACTGCTT TGTTCTCAAGGATCAATGGATCCGTGCAAAGTACGAAAGAAGAGAATTCACAGGAGAAAACCAATGCTTTCTGCCAAGTTATTGCTCAG ACCAGTTTGAGTTAACACTTTGGAAGAAgggcaaaaacaaaagacagtttTTAAAGAGGATCTTCCTGCTGTCCCGGAAAGACTTCACCCTCCGATACTTCATTAAAGAGGATGTGAGTTCTGACACATTGTCGTCTAGACTACCACGTTTAATGAGCGCACAAAGACCCTCGTTGTTTCTAATCCTTCTTGTGAAATCCTTCCCCCGTGTGCTCTTTCAAACCAAGTCAAAGCTTCCCAAAGCCGTAATCTCCATGAAGGATCTTAATGCAGTCTTCCAGCCGGAGAAGATCAACCACGCTCACGGCCTGCAAATCTCCTTTGCGAACGGCAAACGCATGAGGAATCTGTTTGTCTATCACGAAACAGGACAG GTGATTGTGTCCCTGTTCAACGCTATTCGAGCCACGCGCCTCGAATACCTCCAGAGGAAACATCCCACTCTGCGAGACATCGAT TTAATACCTCAGATAATGGGGTGCTGCCTGAAGGAGGGGTACATGGAGAAAACCGGGCCGACG caACGGGAGCCCTTCAAGAAGAGATGGTTCACACTGTGCTCAATGAACAGAAAGCTCCTGTATTTTAAAAACCCACTG GACGCTTCTGAGTTGGGCGCCGTCTTCATCGGCACGGAGAGCCACAGCTACGCCgccgcagagagcagcaggcCGAGCTCGAGAGGAGGCCGGTGGCACTGCGGCGTCACGCTGCAGACGCCGGACAGGGAGTTTGTTTTCATGtgcgagcagcagcaggagcagaaggagtGGCTGGAGGCCTTCCGAAAGGTCATCGCTCAACCCATGACACCAGAGGACTACGCCA ACGAGGCCAACATGACAAGGGGGAAATGA
- the LOC119218434 gene encoding arf-GAP with dual PH domain-containing protein 2-like isoform X2, whose amino-acid sequence MASSDRNNKFLLELVRQPGNNTCADCGVPEPDWASYTLGIFVCLNCSGIHRNLPDISKVKSIRLDTWDDALVQVMREGGNSAAKAIYEKRVPAFFYRPQQSDCFVLKDQWIRAKYERREFTGENQCFLPSYCSDQFELTLWKKGKNKRQFLKRIFLLSRKDFTLRYFIKEDSKLPKAVISMKDLNAVFQPEKINHAHGLQISFANGKRMRNLFVYHETGQVIVSLFNAIRATRLEYLQRKHPTLRDIDLIPQIMGCCLKEGYMEKTGPTQREPFKKRWFTLCSMNRKLLYFKNPLDASELGAVFIGTESHSYAAAESSRPSSRGGRWHCGVTLQTPDREFVFMCEQQQEQKEWLEAFRKVIAQPMTPEDYANEANMTRGK is encoded by the exons ATGGCCAGTTCGGACAGAAATAACAAATTCCTGCTCGAGTTGGTGCGACAGCCAGGTAACAACACGTGTGCTGACTGTGGAGTACCTG AGCCGGACTGGGCCTCCTACACGCTCGGCATCTTCGTGTGCCTGAATTGCTCCGGCATTCACCGTAATTTGCCTGATATCAGCAAAGTGAAGTCCATACGTCTGGATACCTGGGACGATGCACTAGTACAG GTCATGCGGGAGGGGGGGAATTCTGCAGCCAAGGCCATTTATGAGAAGCGTGTCCCTGCCTTCTTCTATCGGCCGCAACAGAGCGACTGCTT TGTTCTCAAGGATCAATGGATCCGTGCAAAGTACGAAAGAAGAGAATTCACAGGAGAAAACCAATGCTTTCTGCCAAGTTATTGCTCAG ACCAGTTTGAGTTAACACTTTGGAAGAAgggcaaaaacaaaagacagtttTTAAAGAGGATCTTCCTGCTGTCCCGGAAAGACTTCACCCTCCGATACTTCATTAAAGAGGAT TCAAAGCTTCCCAAAGCCGTAATCTCCATGAAGGATCTTAATGCAGTCTTCCAGCCGGAGAAGATCAACCACGCTCACGGCCTGCAAATCTCCTTTGCGAACGGCAAACGCATGAGGAATCTGTTTGTCTATCACGAAACAGGACAG GTGATTGTGTCCCTGTTCAACGCTATTCGAGCCACGCGCCTCGAATACCTCCAGAGGAAACATCCCACTCTGCGAGACATCGAT TTAATACCTCAGATAATGGGGTGCTGCCTGAAGGAGGGGTACATGGAGAAAACCGGGCCGACG caACGGGAGCCCTTCAAGAAGAGATGGTTCACACTGTGCTCAATGAACAGAAAGCTCCTGTATTTTAAAAACCCACTG GACGCTTCTGAGTTGGGCGCCGTCTTCATCGGCACGGAGAGCCACAGCTACGCCgccgcagagagcagcaggcCGAGCTCGAGAGGAGGCCGGTGGCACTGCGGCGTCACGCTGCAGACGCCGGACAGGGAGTTTGTTTTCATGtgcgagcagcagcaggagcagaaggagtGGCTGGAGGCCTTCCGAAAGGTCATCGCTCAACCCATGACACCAGAGGACTACGCCA ACGAGGCCAACATGACAAGGGGGAAATGA
- the tefm gene encoding transcription elongation factor, mitochondrial isoform X1, whose product MMWVARRLLSSVAQRTERHAGPPALFRHPRRGCLPDLQPRYLQCTCCWRSRVPVAAFETLNAAISSTSEPCDEDDRSLDACYTSEQRHAILQLLNTATPSELAGVKLLRGRKSVNIVDYRTKNGPFPTLESVVNVPLLKHKSAVTVFNSILNPVKKEKKVKIQLAKFIRPEVDRSWLEDASNIVSLVCGTNKIAWAQVDRGMMVLDWRQVECPNFLRGTYMASAYLNDVSEVVALLPPADFYIIEKSSISVQNTTLFPIMVHMRTVEALLFALLEPRNLPPESNIPPRVLNMMRAAVGRHFGLMLGESRTSGAQTVRRLMTESVTQKLPRLKFPQEMLLKHRNSFQMGSRRGGEELCDALLQAVAFYELLSESSG is encoded by the exons ATGATGTGGGTCGCCAGGCGACTGCTGTCGTCTGTCGCTCAGAGAA cagagcgccACGCAGGCCCGCCTGCCTTGTTCCGTCACCCTCGCCGCGGCTGCCTCCCGGACCTGCAGCCGCGGTACCTCCAGTGTACGTGTTGCTGGCGCAGCCGGGTTCCCGTGGCCGCTTTTGAGACCCTCAACGCCGCCATCTCCTCCACGTCGGAGCCCTGCGATGAGGACGACCGGTCCCTGGATGCGTGCTACACCTCCGAGCAACGGCACgccatcctccagctgctcAACACCGCCACGCCGTCGGAGCTGGCCGGCGTGAAGCTCCTTAGGGGCCGCAAGTCGGTCAACATCGTGGATTACAGGACAAAAAACGGACCCTTTCCAACCCTGGAGAGTGTGGTGAACGTGCCGCTGCTGAAGCACAAGAGCGCCGTCACGGTGTTCAACTCCATCCTCAACCCcgtgaagaaggagaagaaagtgaAGATCCAGTTGGCCAAGTTCATCAGGCCGGAAGTGGACAGGTCCTGGTTGGAG GATGCCAGTAATATTGTGTCCCTGGTATGTGGGACTAATAAAATCGCCTGGGCTCAAGTGGACCGGGGGATGATGGTGCTGGATTGGCGACAGGTGGAGTGTCCAAACTTCTTGAGGGGAACATACATGGCGTCTGCGTACTTAAATGAT gTTTCTGAAGTCGTGGCCCTCCTCCCGCCGGCGGACTTCTACATCATCGAGAAATCCTCCATCTCAGTCCAGAATACGACTCTGTTCCCCATCATGGTCCACATGAGGACCGTGGAGGCCTTGCTGTTTGCTCTGCTTGAGCCCAGAAACTTACCCCCCGAGTCCAACATTCCTCCCAG AGTTCTGAACATGATGCGCGCGGCTGTGGGGCGTCACTTCGGACTCATGCTGGGCGAGTCGCGGACCAGCGGCGCTCAGACCGTGCGGCGGCTGATGACCGAGTCGGTGACGCAGAAGCTTCCTCGCTTAAAGTTCCCCCAGGAGATGCTGTTGAAGCACAGGAATTCCTTCCAGATGGGCAGCAGGAGAGGCGGGGAGGAACTGTGCGACGCGCTGCTTCAGGCTGTGGCGTTCTACGAGCTGCTCAGCGAGTCCTCCGGTTAG